TCGCGAGACCGACGAGCGACGCCACTTCGAGAAGACCGGGTCGGCGCTCGGTCGGATGGAGTCGCTCATCGAGGACCTGCTGACGCTCGCCCGGCAGGGCCAAGACGTGCGCGAGACCGAACCGATTGACCTCGAGAGCGTCGTCCGGCGCGCGTGGGCCACCGTCTCGACAGGCACCGCGACCCTCGACGTGGACGACGGCCTCGGCGAAATCGAGGCCGACGACGGCCGCCTGCAGGAACTGTTCGAGAACCTCTTTCGGAACGCGGTGGAACACGCGGACGACGGCGTGACCCTCTCGGTCGGGACGTTGGACGGCGGGACGCCCTGCGAGGAGTCGAGTCCGAACCTCGACGCCGAGGACCCGCCCGCCGCGTTCGGCACGAACGGGTTCTACGTCGCCGACGACGGGCCGGGAATCCCCGAGAGCGAACGCGAGAAGGTCTTCGAACACGGCCACACGACCGCCGACGACGGGTCGGGACTCGGTCTCGCCATCGTCAGCAGCATCGTGGACGCACACGGGTGGAACGTCCGGGTCTGCGAGAGCGAGTCGGGCGGCGCGCGCTTCGAGGTCGCGACGGCGTAGGTCGCGGCGGGCAGGTCGCGGGCGGTCGATTATCTGAATCCGCGAACGTCCGAGACCGAGAGCGGACTCGTCGGCAGGCCGTCCGGCGCGGCGCGGTCGTTGTACCCGGTGGGGGCCACGTCGTTGGGTGACTCGGGATAAAACAGCGACGCGAGCAGGTGGAGTTGGCGACGCCCCGCGTCGAGTTCGAACTGGCCGCCGCCGTACATCCGGACGCCCTCGTTCTCGCAGAACTCGACGGTGTCGAGCAGCGACTCGACAGACCCGAACCGCGAGGGCTTGATGTTCAGCCAATCGGGGTCGATGGGCAACTCGCGGACGCTCTCGACGTCGGTTATCGGGTAGTCCCACGAGACGCGACCGCGGGCCGAATCGAGGGCCCGCGCGGTCTCGTCGGTCCACGCCGGGTCCTCCAGAATCGCGTCGGGGAACGCCTCGGCCACCCGCCGGTAGAGGTCGGCGTCGTCGCTCCCGGCGACCTCGGCGTCCTCGTAGTACGCTTTGAAGTCCACCACGCGAACGCCCTCGCCCGAGAGGTCCGCGAGCAGGTCGTCGGTCCACCCCTCGTCGGCGTCGAGTTTGAATTCGAGACCGGGGACGCGCTCGTGCCACTCCCGGAGCGGGTCGGCGCTCGGCGGGTCGCCGAGGACGGGGCTGGCGACGAACCGCACGGGGTCGTACTCGCAGTCCAGCGCCGCGCCGAGGTCGGTGTCGGCCTGCCGGAGCGCGAGGTCGAGCGCGGCGCTCTCGAAGGCCCACCGACGGTAGTGCCGGAAGTGGTCGTCCACGTCGCCGGCCTCCTCGCCGGGAAAGAGGTCCAGCTCGGCCAGTTTCGCGGAGAAGGAGTCGAAGGTGTACTCGCCCGCGAGGTCGAACTCGTCGGGAATCGGGTGTAACTCGGCGTCGTAGGTCACGTCCTCGCCCGCCCCGACCTCGCCGCCGCCCGACAGCGAGACCACCGTGGTCGCGCGGGTGAACTTGGTCGTCTCGCGCTCGCGACGCTCGTACGCGACGCCCTCGACGGTCAGCGGGAGGTCCGCGACCTGCTCGTAGAGGCTCATGTCCGACTGAACGTCTGCTTGGGGGAAAGTCGTTGGCCCCGCAGGCGCTCGAACGAGAAACGAGAACCGCCGGAGTCTACTCGGTCACGACGGTGACCGGACCGTCGAAGTTGAGGATTATCGACTGTGTCAGGTCGCCGAACAGCGCCTTCCCGGCGGGCGAGCGCTTCTCGCCCGCGATGAACAGGTGGTCGCAGTCGCGCTGGTCGGCGGTCTGGAGAATCTGGTTCTGCTCGTCGCCGAGTGCGCCGACCGCCTCCCACTCGACGTCGACGCCGTCCAGCACCTCGCGGCCGATGTCGGCGGCGAAGTTCTCGGCGCCGACCCGGGCCTGTTCGGCCGAGTAGCCGACGACGTCGTTCGGAATCGACTCCATCGTCTGTCTGGTCTTCTCGTACTCGTCGTTCGTCGTGACGTGGAGCAGTACCAGTTCGGCGTCCACGGCGGCGGCGAGTTCGCCCGCCTCGCGGACTAGCGCCTTCGTGGACTCCTCGGCGTCGACGACTGCGAGTGCGCGTTCCATATAAGGGCCATGAAGTGACCGATACATAAATAATCCGATTGGGTGGTAATAATTAGCACTCGCCGTTTAGACGGTATCAGTTCCAACCCGCAGGTATATGCACGTCGATGGTGTGGGAGAGTCCGTGTCAGAACAGTCGACGCGCCGCGACGTGTTGAAAGCGGCGAGCGCGGCCACGCTCGGGTCCGCGCTGTCGGCGCTCGCCGCGGCGGACGCCGCGGCCCCGCGACTCGTCCCGGAACCGCTCGGCGGGACCGACAGCTTCGAAATCGAACGCGAGCGGGCGACGTCGGTGTTTCCCCACTCGGTCGCCAGCGGCGGGCCGACCCCGAGCGGCGTCCTGCTCTGGACCCGACTCGACCGGGAGGCGTACTCGGAGGGGACGAAACTCGGCGTCGAAGTCGCCGCGGACGAGGCGTTCGACGACACCGTCTATCGGGGGACGGTTCCGGCCGGGCGGGTCGGCCCGAAGCGCGACTACACCGCGACGGTGGATTTGGACGGCGAGCTGAGCGCGGACAGCCGTTACTTCTACCGGTTCGTCTACGACGGCGCGGCCAGCGAGGTGGGTCGGTGTCGAACGCTCCCGAAACCCGACGCGAGTCCCGACTCGCTCAGTCTCGCCGTCGCGTCGTGCAACCACTACCTGCAGGGCTACTTCGGCGCGTTCGCCCGGGTCGCCGAGGAAGACGTCGACTTCCTCGTCCACCTCGGAGATTTCATCTACGAGGAGGGCGGCGACGGCGTCGGCGACCGGTCGCTCGACCTGCCGACCGGGCACCAGAAGGCCCACGGTCTGGCCGACTTCCGGTACCTCTACCGGCAGTACCGGTCCGACGAGTTCCTCCGGCGCGCGCTCCGCAACCACACCATGATTCACACGTGGGACGACCACGAAATCGTCGGCGACAGGTGGTGGGACTACGACGCGAACGCCCCGGCGACCGAGAAACACCCCCGCGGCGACGACCCGGAGTTCATGCGCCGCCTGTACGTCGACGGGATTCGGGCCTACACCGAGTACGTCCCGGTCCGTGCGCGCTACGAACCCTCCGGCGAGGAACTCGCGCCCGACGCCATCCGGGAGAACTTCGAACTGTACCGGTCGTTCGAGTTCGGCGACCTCGCGGACCTGTTCGTGACCGACGAGCGCCTCTACCGGTCGACGCCGCCGGGGACCGAGGGGAAGACCGTCGCCGTCCCGGTCGAGAACGCCGTCGAGAACCCCGGCCGGACGATGCTCGGGGGCGACCAGCGGTCGTGGTTCCGCTCGGGGATGGCCGACTCGGACGCCCGGTGGAAGCTCTGGGGCAACGAGGTGCTGGCGGCCGCGTTCCGGTTCTTCCAGGACGGCCAGATAACGGTCAACGCCGACGCGTGGGACGGCTACCGGACCGAGCGCGAGCGCATCCTGTCGGGTCTCGCGGACGCTGGCGTCGAGAACGTCGTCGCGCTGACCGGCGACATGCACAGCTATCTCGCCGGCTACCTGCTAACGAGTTACGAACTGACCGCCGGGGGAGGCGGCGGTTCCGGGGACGGGAGCGGCGAGCGGGTCGGCGTCGAGTTCATGGCCCCTGCGGTCAGCAGCGACAACCTCGTGGCGAGCGGACAGTTGCCCGACGAAGGGACCGACGCCCTCGTCGCCGCGCTCCGGGCGGAGAACCCGCACGTCCAGTGGTTCGACAGCAGTCACTGGGGCTACGCGGTCGTGGACGTGACCCGCGAGGAACTCACCTACTCGGCCTACGCCGTGGACCGGAGCACGGACGCGGCCGACGCGTCGAAGGAACTCCTCCGCCGGTATCGAGTGCCCGCGGGGTCGGTCGAGATGAAGCGAGTGGACGGCGAGGGCGGCGGCGGGAGCGATAACGACAGTAACGCAACCGGCGCAAGCGACGAAAACGACAGTAGCGGTGGCAACGAGAGCCAGTAGCGGCGGCAATCGGTCCAGTAGTAATGGCAACGAAAGCAGGTGACGGTGGCGGCGAGCACGGCGAACCGTAGACGCCGATCGAACGATTCCCGGAATCGACGGCAGGAGGCGAGCAAAACGCGCTGCAACGGGACCGAGGATTTTTAGGTGTTCACTGAGACGACACGTACAGTTCAGGAGGCCGTACGCTATGTCCACGCAACCGACCTTCAGTCCGCTGTCCGACGCGACCGGCCTCGACATCGTCGACCCCATCGAGACCCGCCACTTCTCGCTGTTCACCGACTCGCCCGTGACGCCGACCGACGCCGACGCCGACGAGTTCGCGTTCCCGGTCGCGACGGCGTGTCGGATTACCACCGGGCGACTCGGTCTCCCCTACATGGTTCCGATGGAGGTCCGGTCGCCCGACGGCGCCCACCGGGCGTCCATCGACCTGCCGACGACGCGGGAGTTCCCGGACGACGAGTACCTGCTCGAACTCCACTCGCCCATCAAGGTCTACCTCCGGACGACCGGCGGGATGACCATCGACACGGACGACGACGGCGTCGAAATCGAGTTCGAGGGCGAGGTCGCGGTCGAGGTCGGCGCGCGGTCGTACCACAGTTCCCCGGCGGCGACGATTACGGTGCCCGACGACCCGGCGGCCGTGATGGAGGCGGTGTCGGCGTTCCCCTCGGCGCTGAAGACGACCAGTCCCGAGCGCGCGTGGCCGACCCTTCGCGGCCACCCGCCGCGAGTCGAGCGCGGCGACGAGTTGTCGATTCCCGACGGACTGAAGTCGCCCGATACGGGCATCGAAATCGCGGTCCCCGCGGAGTACGGCCACGTCTACACCGTCGCGCCGCTGGCCTACTACCTCGGCGCGGACGTGGTGCCCGGCGAGACGGCGCGCCTGACCGCGGAGTCCGGCGTGGACCGACTGCTCGGCGACGACGCGGCGGCCGTCGGCGAGTCGGTAGAGGAGATTCTCAAGCGGGTCTTTCTGCTGGACTGCGTGACCAGAACCGAGGGCCTCTATCCCGACGAACTCCACGAGCGCGAGGTGCTGGAGTCCCACGTGGACCTCGATTTCGGGGGACTCTACGAGGCGTCGCTAGCCGACCGACTCGCGGCGTACCTCGCGGTGCCAGACGAGGCGTTCGCAGCCATCGAGTCGCCGTGGCACCGGGTCACACACGTCGAGGGCGACCCCGGCCCCGACGCCGCGGAACTCCTGCCGTACGTCGTCAACGACCTCTCGTTAGTTCGAGTGAAGTCCGAACGCGAGGACGCGTGGTCGCCGACGGAAGCCCAGAAGGAGACGAACGAGGCGCTGAACGCCTTCGTCCGGTCGCCGACGACGGCGGCCTCGACAACCGGGGTCACGAAGGTCGGGGAGCGGACGACGTGCCACCGGCGGGTAGCACTCCGGAGGCGAGTGAGGAACGCGAAGACGTCCTCCGGTCGGCCGGCCACGAACGCTCGATTCGGCGGCGTCACTGCGACGGCTTGGGGAACACGGACGCCGAGTGCGACGAAGAACCGGCAGACGGCGAGGAACCGGTGGATGGCGAGAAACCGGACTGCGGCGGGTCGGCGCACGCAGGCGAATCCTATCGCGACGACGACTCCGGCCGCGACGCGGCCCGAGGCGTGCCGGGCGAGGACGGCTACATGCCGCTCCCGGAGACCGACGCGCTCGAACAGGCGTGGATAGGCGACCGGACGCCGGTCGAGGGGACGAAGTTGCTCAAACCGGCCTTCGAACACGAATCGACGACTTCGGAGGACGGTACGGTCGAAATCACGGTGGTCTGCAACGACGAGCGGATGCGCGAGGAGTGGGACTCGGCCGCCGAAATCTACGCCGACCGCGACGACGTCCGGGCCAACGTCACCTGCGAGTTCGACGTCTCGACCGCTCGCCTCCGGGACCTGCTGGCCGAGGACACCGACATGTTCCACTTCGTCGGCCACATCGACGGGCTGGGATTCCAGTGTTCGGACGGGATTCTCGACGCCGACACCGTCGACGGGACCGGCGCGACCACGGTGCTGCTCAACGGCTGTCGGTCCCACGACCAAGGCGTCTCGCTGGTCGAGGCGGGCGCGAACGCGGCGGTCGTCAGCCTCGGCGACCTCTGGAACGAGGGCGCGGTCGAGGTCGGCGAGACGCTGGCGAGACTGATGCACTACGGATTCAGCATCGGCCACGCGATGACCATCGTGCGCGAACACACGTCGCTCGGGAAGGAGTACATGGTCGTCGGCAATCCTAGCGTGACGCTCTGCCAATCCGAAAACGGAATTCCGTGTATGTACCATGTTTCGGATGAGGAAGCGGAAACCGAGACGTTCGAGGTCAAGATATATTCGTATCCGATCTGGGGATTCAGTATCGGGGCAACTATCGTCAGCTATCTTCCGAAATTCGAAAGACAATACATAGCCGTCGGTGAGTGTGGGAAAGAGAGAACAACCATAGACGAATTCAGAGAAGTCCTCGACTCGTATTCCGAACCGCTAATCGTCAATGGGAAACTAACTTGGTCAGATGTCTGGCTTGATATTTAAGGCCCAAACCTAGCTCCTGCAGACCCTGCCGCCACGTTCCCCACCTGCGACAGCAGTAGTATCAGCGTGAAGAGCGCGCCCATTGTCCTCGGATGCTCTGCGAGCCATCCCGTGATATCCTCCGTTTCTGGCATCACAGACATATATCTAATTACGATAACTATCTAATTTTCTAAATATTTCCTATGCTAAAAATCAGATAGAATGTCGGAGGTTATGGCTTACGTGCTAACATCGCTCCCGAACGACTTATTCTTAGGGTCTGAAACCGCCTCTCCGGGATTACGACCGCGTAATAGGAAGTTCCGTCGACGATGCATCCGATAGAACCGGGTCGGCCTCGCGAAAAGGTAGAGATAAATAAATACGTCTCAAGTA
The nucleotide sequence above comes from Halorussus limi. Encoded proteins:
- a CDS encoding universal stress protein, yielding MERALAVVDAEESTKALVREAGELAAAVDAELVLLHVTTNDEYEKTRQTMESIPNDVVGYSAEQARVGAENFAADIGREVLDGVDVEWEAVGALGDEQNQILQTADQRDCDHLFIAGEKRSPAGKALFGDLTQSIILNFDGPVTVVTE
- a CDS encoding alkaline phosphatase D family protein, with amino-acid sequence MSEQSTRRDVLKAASAATLGSALSALAAADAAAPRLVPEPLGGTDSFEIERERATSVFPHSVASGGPTPSGVLLWTRLDREAYSEGTKLGVEVAADEAFDDTVYRGTVPAGRVGPKRDYTATVDLDGELSADSRYFYRFVYDGAASEVGRCRTLPKPDASPDSLSLAVASCNHYLQGYFGAFARVAEEDVDFLVHLGDFIYEEGGDGVGDRSLDLPTGHQKAHGLADFRYLYRQYRSDEFLRRALRNHTMIHTWDDHEIVGDRWWDYDANAPATEKHPRGDDPEFMRRLYVDGIRAYTEYVPVRARYEPSGEELAPDAIRENFELYRSFEFGDLADLFVTDERLYRSTPPGTEGKTVAVPVENAVENPGRTMLGGDQRSWFRSGMADSDARWKLWGNEVLAAAFRFFQDGQITVNADAWDGYRTERERILSGLADAGVENVVALTGDMHSYLAGYLLTSYELTAGGGGGSGDGSGERVGVEFMAPAVSSDNLVASGQLPDEGTDALVAALRAENPHVQWFDSSHWGYAVVDVTREELTYSAYAVDRSTDAADASKELLRRYRVPAGSVEMKRVDGEGGGGSDNDSNATGASDENDSSGGNESQ
- a CDS encoding DUF7503 family protein — its product is MSVMPETEDITGWLAEHPRTMGALFTLILLLSQVGNVAAGSAGARFGP